From Permianibacter aggregans, a single genomic window includes:
- a CDS encoding VWA domain-containing protein, whose amino-acid sequence MSGLSKHTMQWTVGLLLFSTSLLAVEMPAPALQNEPIAYIGHGQMFDAQGRAIPVTPDFLRDIQQYYLDALYQQADQQLRQRIDNETSRLFKGRKWSHQDELLAKTELILWLLDEVNPRNGHEAKGKINLVRRHLGKHLAGAEKGQRYQPPKALQELLQPIRQQRKQRQQARGFSTMLSGQAYIDECAANGVPIPPDWGSNQWQHVGNLSDAQEFISQGAEARVYKYASNSTEGACIALPRVTGSDIVLLGIICLGKQTGKACFWDNQQNDVGFDIPVGASMPLSNFAGGAELFEGSGGTCTSCHAGENPYVLHPGTPLGMPALGTLQVMADVWYDPLVHPQWPQNAGPDFILDTVPSTGQCTSCHVQGNAGRFPKISTLINGGYCNAVLNNAVTRTMPIGNPGDPAYAAHVTALQNQCGASPSPMLRVDSVLDFKEVELGFAFKKAVVIHNDGDAALTVSATITTPASDPMRDQWSELNEITPVIIQPGGAPVILQQVYEPDALGDHSIQMQVSSDDPSTPTQNITFTGSGVAPIPLDTVLVLDRSGSMKDPAGDRKKIDAMRDAAMLYTDLLREDVGGTGTGDKLGFVKYNDSNSVYMALDLITNAKKNAIEADQLSNSALTQSNKLKPEGTTGIGGAMQTAAGQVGGALTDRKQVMVVLTDGIENEKPYISEVLGGIESGNDNLQLYSVGLGFDIEPTKLQNITNMGTGGYHQVSGELTEENLFDLETFYFKIFANATGMDLVVDPTHAISLLTPDPIIVDTATIISSDRHANFLVLDDPVLRAFYDLEFVSPTGVILKPGASVGGIPIQEMSRHTYKVYRVVFPDLSQEIEYVGNWILRLTPNGKWSREAVKNALAESSIQHSGYISPYSGLVPIGFAAAVASNYQLDVQLMPSSYLPGADVRMTGSLSDRGWPAVQGKIDVTITSPNDTAYQLALYDDGTHGDSEAHDGTWTNHFQQTGVAGVYKFLFQSIGQNERGELAPREASRYLTLQQPEGNPRDDDERCIPCLLLRLLIIFGLMLLIAMWYCCCYRKRG is encoded by the coding sequence ATGTCAGGTTTATCAAAACATACGATGCAATGGACCGTCGGATTGTTGTTGTTTTCTACGTCATTGCTGGCGGTCGAGATGCCGGCGCCAGCACTGCAGAATGAACCCATTGCGTACATCGGGCATGGCCAGATGTTCGATGCGCAGGGCCGCGCGATTCCGGTGACCCCGGATTTTTTGCGTGATATCCAGCAATACTATCTGGATGCGTTGTATCAACAAGCTGACCAACAACTGAGACAGCGCATCGACAACGAAACCTCGCGCCTGTTCAAGGGTCGCAAATGGAGTCATCAGGATGAGTTGCTCGCCAAGACAGAATTGATTCTTTGGCTACTGGACGAAGTCAATCCGCGCAATGGCCATGAAGCCAAGGGCAAGATCAATCTGGTTCGTCGTCATCTTGGCAAACATTTGGCTGGTGCCGAAAAAGGTCAGCGTTATCAGCCACCGAAAGCACTGCAAGAGTTGCTACAGCCGATTCGACAACAGCGCAAACAACGCCAGCAAGCCCGTGGCTTCTCGACCATGTTGAGCGGTCAGGCCTATATTGATGAATGCGCAGCTAACGGCGTGCCCATTCCCCCCGATTGGGGCAGCAATCAATGGCAACACGTCGGCAACTTGAGCGATGCCCAGGAATTCATCAGCCAGGGTGCCGAGGCACGTGTTTACAAATATGCCAGCAACAGTACCGAAGGCGCCTGCATCGCGCTGCCACGTGTCACCGGCAGTGATATTGTTTTGCTTGGCATTATTTGCTTGGGCAAACAAACCGGCAAAGCGTGCTTCTGGGACAACCAACAAAACGATGTCGGTTTCGATATTCCGGTTGGTGCATCAATGCCACTGAGCAACTTCGCTGGTGGTGCCGAATTGTTCGAAGGGAGCGGCGGCACTTGCACCAGTTGTCATGCCGGAGAAAACCCTTACGTATTGCATCCGGGCACACCGCTAGGCATGCCGGCACTCGGTACGCTGCAAGTGATGGCCGACGTCTGGTACGACCCGCTCGTGCATCCGCAGTGGCCACAGAACGCCGGTCCGGATTTCATTCTCGACACGGTGCCAAGCACCGGTCAGTGCACGAGTTGTCATGTTCAAGGCAACGCCGGGCGTTTTCCGAAAATTTCCACGTTGATTAACGGTGGCTATTGCAATGCGGTGCTGAACAATGCGGTAACTCGCACGATGCCAATTGGGAATCCTGGCGATCCGGCTTACGCGGCCCATGTCACGGCACTACAGAATCAATGCGGCGCGAGCCCGAGCCCAATGCTGCGAGTTGATTCGGTGCTCGACTTCAAGGAAGTGGAGTTGGGCTTTGCCTTCAAGAAAGCTGTCGTCATTCATAACGATGGCGATGCAGCGTTGACGGTTTCGGCAACGATCACGACTCCAGCCAGTGATCCGATGCGCGATCAATGGAGTGAGCTGAACGAAATCACGCCGGTGATTATCCAGCCGGGTGGTGCGCCGGTCATTCTGCAACAAGTATATGAACCGGATGCGCTCGGCGATCACAGCATCCAGATGCAAGTCAGCAGCGATGACCCGAGCACACCGACCCAGAACATCACATTCACCGGCAGCGGTGTGGCGCCGATTCCGCTCGATACCGTGCTGGTACTCGATCGTAGCGGCAGCATGAAAGATCCGGCGGGCGACCGGAAAAAAATCGATGCGATGCGTGATGCGGCAATGCTTTACACCGACTTGTTGCGTGAAGATGTTGGGGGCACCGGCACCGGTGACAAACTCGGTTTCGTCAAATACAACGATAGCAATAGCGTCTACATGGCACTCGACTTGATCACCAATGCCAAGAAAAATGCCATTGAAGCCGACCAGTTGAGCAACTCCGCATTAACCCAGAGCAACAAATTGAAACCGGAAGGTACAACGGGTATTGGCGGTGCCATGCAAACCGCCGCAGGACAAGTTGGCGGCGCACTCACTGATCGCAAACAGGTGATGGTGGTATTGACTGACGGCATCGAAAACGAGAAACCGTATATCAGCGAAGTACTCGGCGGCATCGAGTCCGGCAACGACAATCTGCAGCTGTACAGCGTCGGTCTCGGTTTTGATATTGAGCCAACCAAGCTGCAGAACATCACCAACATGGGTACCGGCGGCTATCACCAGGTGTCTGGCGAACTGACCGAGGAAAACCTGTTCGATCTGGAAACGTTCTACTTCAAGATTTTCGCCAATGCCACCGGCATGGATCTGGTGGTCGATCCAACTCATGCCATCAGTTTGTTGACGCCGGACCCCATCATTGTCGATACCGCGACGATCATCTCTTCTGACCGTCACGCCAATTTTCTGGTGCTTGATGATCCGGTACTGCGGGCGTTTTATGATTTGGAGTTCGTCAGCCCAACCGGTGTCATTCTGAAACCCGGTGCCAGTGTCGGCGGCATTCCGATTCAGGAAATGAGCCGGCATACCTACAAAGTCTATCGCGTTGTGTTCCCGGACTTGTCGCAGGAAATCGAGTATGTCGGCAACTGGATTTTGCGCCTGACACCGAATGGCAAATGGAGCCGGGAAGCCGTGAAAAATGCGCTGGCCGAATCGAGTATTCAACACAGCGGTTACATCAGCCCTTACAGTGGTTTGGTGCCGATTGGTTTCGCCGCGGCGGTTGCCTCGAATTACCAACTTGATGTGCAGTTGATGCCGTCGAGTTATTTGCCCGGCGCCGACGTACGCATGACCGGCAGCTTAAGCGATCGAGGCTGGCCGGCAGTGCAAGGCAAAATCGATGTGACCATCACCTCGCCTAACGATACCGCGTATCAGCTGGCGCTTTACGATGATGGAACACATGGCGATAGCGAAGCGCACGATGGCACCTGGACCAATCATTTTCAACAGACCGGTGTCGCCGGTGTTTACAAATTCTTGTTCCAGTCGATTGGACAGAACGAACGCGGTGAACTGGCGCCACGCGAAGCCAGCCGTTATCTGACGCTGCAACAACCGGAAGGCAATCCGCGTGACGATGACGAACGCTGCATTCCCTGTTTGCTGCTGCGACTGCTGATCATTTTTGGTCTGATGTTACTGATCGCCATGTGGTACTGCTGCTGTTATCGTAAGCGCGGGTAA
- a CDS encoding DUF2589 domain-containing protein, with the protein MFGRKKMNAQMLTDITRGIHHAVNTTGSMIAQQYIMMFQQFFDTDPVDGSISAKMVKVQVDEKHEMLVPLVAMVNPQGIALEKMRFELSIQVTESELKKATHEVDNLNAGRTAFKVYLAPKSPDSVRRHTDIVDVEMAFTRCRPPEGIARLIEHYTNMIQPYERPKETEPPPEPEPSGDEGGLSPEGPLFAAAPRFDEKTGDEKAAEDAETAGAAPLSKSEKLKRYVRTQHKLNIVKMNTKATGDIKDDEH; encoded by the coding sequence ATGTTTGGCCGGAAGAAAATGAATGCCCAGATGCTGACCGACATCACCCGAGGCATTCATCATGCGGTGAACACCACCGGTTCGATGATTGCCCAGCAGTACATCATGATGTTCCAGCAATTCTTCGACACCGATCCCGTCGACGGCAGCATTTCGGCCAAGATGGTCAAAGTTCAGGTCGATGAAAAACACGAAATGCTGGTACCGCTAGTCGCGATGGTCAATCCGCAAGGGATTGCCCTGGAAAAAATGCGTTTCGAACTGTCGATTCAGGTGACCGAAAGCGAGCTGAAAAAAGCCACCCACGAAGTCGACAATCTGAATGCCGGCCGTACCGCATTCAAGGTGTATCTGGCGCCGAAAAGTCCGGATAGCGTTCGTCGCCATACCGATATTGTCGATGTTGAGATGGCCTTTACCCGTTGCCGGCCGCCGGAAGGCATTGCCCGGTTGATCGAGCATTACACCAATATGATTCAGCCATACGAGCGGCCGAAAGAAACCGAGCCACCGCCAGAGCCGGAACCCTCAGGAGACGAAGGTGGACTTTCGCCAGAAGGACCGTTGTTCGCGGCGGCGCCCCGTTTTGATGAAAAAACCGGCGATGAGAAAGCAGCGGAAGACGCGGAAACGGCTGGTGCAGCACCGCTAAGCAAATCGGAAAAACTGAAACGATATGTACGCACCCAGCACAAACTGAACATCGTCAAAATGAACACCAAAGCCACCGGTGATATCAAAGATGATGAGCATTAA
- a CDS encoding GGDEF domain-containing protein: MSGLHCIGKQGRGTFMSEQRQPSNDGMHRRTLVLFRVIEFAAAAYMLAFVFWDNWLLPGAWQQTLSWRVAGAFGFVLAGALSFIPSFTNRQAELGALSIWWGLFAMCQVFVLLPNGFIMGLPGVYMFGFAILVYSTSRRLLWANILGFLLWPTLALFQANPEPEVWIQYAVFLLCGASMLLILGDLLIRRLRKDSHYQAKLSHLAFTDGLTGVLNRRRFFQLLNQQLQNRSNPSMALLAIDIDHFKSINDRHGHLTGDVAIQTSATIIAAQLRPSDVIGRTGGEEFAVMLPQCSLDNAKAVAERIRQAIANTPLVLPKPSEGEVLHLTLSIGIAISHADDNSESLMHRADQQLYAAKHSGRNCVRYAESAHTETLFSET, from the coding sequence GTGAGCGGACTACACTGCATTGGCAAGCAAGGCCGCGGGACATTCATGAGCGAGCAACGCCAGCCAAGCAATGACGGTATGCACCGGCGTACGCTGGTGCTGTTTCGCGTCATCGAATTTGCGGCGGCAGCTTATATGCTGGCCTTTGTGTTCTGGGACAACTGGTTGTTGCCCGGTGCCTGGCAGCAAACCTTGTCCTGGCGGGTGGCGGGCGCTTTCGGGTTTGTGCTGGCGGGAGCGTTAAGTTTTATTCCGTCATTCACGAACCGGCAGGCTGAACTGGGCGCGCTCAGCATCTGGTGGGGTCTGTTCGCGATGTGCCAGGTGTTCGTGCTGCTGCCGAACGGTTTCATCATGGGTTTGCCCGGTGTGTACATGTTTGGCTTTGCCATTCTGGTGTATTCCACTTCGCGTCGTTTGTTGTGGGCCAATATTCTGGGCTTTTTATTGTGGCCGACGTTGGCATTATTTCAGGCCAACCCTGAACCCGAGGTATGGATTCAGTACGCGGTATTCCTGCTGTGTGGTGCCAGCATGCTGCTGATTCTCGGAGACTTGCTGATTCGCCGCTTGCGCAAGGATTCACATTACCAAGCGAAATTGTCGCACTTGGCGTTTACCGACGGCTTGACTGGCGTGCTGAATCGGCGCCGGTTTTTTCAGCTATTGAATCAGCAACTGCAGAACCGTTCCAACCCATCCATGGCATTGTTGGCCATCGATATCGATCATTTCAAATCGATTAACGATCGTCATGGCCATTTGACTGGCGATGTCGCCATTCAAACCAGCGCAACGATTATTGCCGCGCAACTACGGCCGAGTGATGTTATTGGTCGCACTGGCGGCGAAGAGTTTGCAGTGATGCTGCCCCAGTGCTCGTTGGACAATGCCAAAGCCGTCGCGGAGCGTATTCGCCAGGCCATCGCCAATACGCCGCTGGTGTTACCAAAGCCGTCGGAAGGTGAAGTGTTGCATTTAACGCTGAGCATCGGCATTGCTATCAGTCATGCCGACGACAACAGTGAATCGTTGATGCATCGGGCTGATCAGCAGTTGTATGCAGCCAAACATTCCGGCCGCAACTGTGTCAGGTATGCAGAATCTGCGCACACTGAAACGCTGTTCTCTGAGACCTGA
- a CDS encoding heavy metal translocating P-type ATPase has protein sequence MNTTTHTEAAPVSLNTSLPIEGMSCMSCVGRVEKALYAISGVSKVSVNFAVEKAQISHSPEVSEQRLRDAVMAAGYRVPRDEAPRIETREWTLQLTGMSCASCVARIEKALSAVPGVNQASVNFAAEKATVIGPPTLDPNVLLKAVALAGYGARVLDTTSQAAIESPKVADKKANHEGRAVWWAALLTLPLIIPMLGDLFGQHWMLPGWWQLLLATPVQFWLGARFYRAGWAAITAGTGNMDLLVALGTSAAYGLSVFHLLAPSVAHPALYFEASAAVITLILLGKWLEARAKRQTTEAIRALMALRPDVATVRRAGKESVLTIAEVRVGDRVIVKPGERIPVDGRVIQGDSHVDESMLTGEPLPVAKSINDQVTGGAINGEGVLEIDTTAVGIESVLAKIIRLVESAQGAKAPVQHLVDKVSAVFVPVVIVIALLTWLGWWWFGGDFEGGVLNAVAVLVIACPCALGLATPAALMAGTGVAAKYGILIKDAVALEIAHRVRTVAFDKTGTLTLGQPQVVAVEAKATERGEVLALAAALNEQSEHPLAKAVLRMADAESISVPEAEHVRAIAGKGISGRVGKLDLRFGSQRLMQELGIDTASLATRAQVLAEKGYSCSWLADIDPKPRLLGLIAFGDMLKPESAAAVQRLHQQHISTVMISGDNKGAASAVAQQLGIDQVFAEVLPEEKSATITRLREDRETVIAMVGDGINDAPALAAADVGIAMSTGTDVAMHTAGITLMRGNPLLVADAIDISRRTYRKIQQNLFWAFIYNIIGIPLAAIGLLSPVIAGAAMAFSSVSVVSNALLLKRWLPSNHNKGAQS, from the coding sequence ATGAACACCACGACTCACACTGAAGCCGCCCCCGTCAGCTTGAACACCAGCCTGCCCATCGAAGGCATGAGCTGCATGAGCTGCGTCGGTCGCGTCGAAAAAGCCCTGTATGCAATATCCGGTGTGTCCAAGGTCAGCGTTAATTTTGCCGTCGAGAAGGCGCAAATTTCGCATTCGCCGGAAGTCAGCGAACAACGGCTCCGTGACGCCGTGATGGCCGCCGGATACCGCGTGCCCAGAGATGAGGCACCACGAATCGAGACCCGAGAGTGGACGCTGCAACTGACCGGGATGAGCTGTGCCAGTTGCGTGGCCCGCATTGAAAAAGCGCTTTCCGCGGTGCCCGGCGTGAATCAGGCCAGTGTTAATTTCGCTGCAGAGAAAGCCACCGTCATCGGCCCACCAACGCTCGACCCGAATGTCTTGCTGAAGGCGGTAGCCTTGGCCGGGTATGGAGCACGGGTTCTCGACACGACAAGTCAAGCGGCTATCGAATCGCCGAAAGTCGCCGATAAAAAAGCCAACCATGAAGGCCGGGCCGTGTGGTGGGCGGCGTTGCTGACTCTGCCTTTGATTATACCGATGCTTGGTGATCTGTTTGGTCAACACTGGATGCTGCCCGGGTGGTGGCAATTGCTGCTGGCGACGCCGGTGCAGTTCTGGCTCGGTGCGCGTTTTTATCGTGCTGGTTGGGCGGCGATTACAGCTGGCACTGGAAATATGGATCTGCTGGTGGCGCTCGGTACCAGCGCGGCCTATGGCCTGTCGGTTTTCCACCTACTAGCGCCATCAGTCGCGCACCCGGCTTTGTACTTCGAAGCCTCGGCGGCGGTCATTACCTTGATCCTGCTCGGCAAATGGCTGGAAGCGCGGGCAAAGCGGCAAACGACGGAAGCGATACGGGCCTTGATGGCATTGCGGCCGGATGTGGCCACGGTGCGTAGAGCCGGCAAAGAGTCGGTGCTGACGATTGCCGAGGTACGGGTCGGCGACCGGGTCATCGTCAAACCTGGTGAACGCATTCCGGTTGACGGCCGTGTGATACAAGGTGACAGCCATGTCGACGAATCGATGCTGACCGGCGAGCCGCTGCCGGTGGCGAAAAGCATTAACGATCAAGTGACTGGGGGCGCCATTAACGGCGAAGGCGTGCTGGAAATCGACACCACGGCCGTCGGTATCGAATCGGTGCTGGCCAAGATCATTCGCTTGGTCGAAAGCGCCCAGGGGGCGAAAGCACCGGTGCAACACCTGGTCGATAAAGTCAGCGCGGTTTTTGTGCCGGTGGTCATCGTCATTGCGCTGCTGACCTGGCTGGGTTGGTGGTGGTTCGGTGGTGATTTTGAAGGCGGCGTGCTGAACGCTGTGGCGGTGCTGGTCATCGCCTGCCCCTGTGCGCTTGGCTTGGCGACACCGGCGGCGTTAATGGCAGGCACCGGCGTGGCGGCTAAATATGGGATTTTGATCAAAGATGCGGTGGCATTGGAAATCGCTCATCGGGTGCGCACCGTCGCGTTTGATAAAACCGGCACGCTGACACTGGGCCAGCCGCAAGTGGTCGCTGTTGAAGCCAAAGCCACCGAACGCGGTGAGGTGCTGGCTTTGGCGGCAGCGCTGAACGAACAGAGTGAACATCCATTGGCAAAAGCCGTGCTGCGCATGGCGGATGCGGAATCGATCAGCGTACCCGAAGCTGAACACGTGCGGGCGATTGCTGGTAAAGGTATTAGCGGCCGGGTTGGCAAACTTGACTTGCGTTTCGGCAGTCAACGGTTAATGCAGGAGCTGGGTATCGATACGGCGTCACTGGCGACTCGTGCCCAGGTATTGGCTGAGAAAGGCTACAGCTGTTCCTGGCTTGCTGACATCGATCCGAAACCACGCCTGCTGGGGCTCATTGCTTTTGGTGATATGTTGAAGCCGGAAAGTGCTGCGGCCGTGCAACGACTGCATCAACAACACATCTCTACTGTGATGATTTCGGGAGATAACAAGGGTGCTGCGTCCGCTGTCGCACAGCAACTCGGTATCGATCAGGTATTTGCCGAAGTCCTGCCGGAAGAAAAATCGGCAACGATTACTCGTCTGCGCGAAGATCGGGAAACGGTGATTGCCATGGTCGGTGATGGCATCAACGATGCGCCGGCGCTGGCTGCCGCCGACGTCGGCATCGCGATGAGCACCGGTACTGACGTCGCGATGCACACCGCCGGAATTACCCTGATGCGTGGTAATCCGTTGCTGGTAGCCGATGCCATCGACATTTCGCGTCGCACCTACCGGAAAATTCAGCAGAATCTGTTCTGGGCGTTTATCTACAATATTATTGGTATTCCGCTCGCGGCCATTGGTTTGTTGAGCCCGGTCATCGCCGGTGCCGCAATGGCCTTTTCCAGTGTCAGCGTCGTCAGCAATGCCTTGCTGTTAAAGCGCTGGCTACCGTCAAACCACAACAAAGGAGCGCAATCATGA
- a CDS encoding LysR family transcriptional regulator, whose protein sequence is MKTSDRYSEIQAFVFAIQRQGIGQAAAALNVAASVISRRLSALEKRLGTRLVERSTRTLRLTEAGSFYYQRMQDWLADVDDADARLADWQQRVTGNLRMALPNVLGRLHIAPLLPTLLERYPELRLELIFSDRVEDLLAGGFDLAIRTGQLHDSRLVARKLADSHRLLVASPDYLQKHGTPTHPAELGDHVCLPFAVRDQLPQWQFQRGNEQLQVTIDGRLQANQGEALLSAALAGFGITQLARYLINPALERGELVALLPDWRVPATGIYAVWPSARFTPLKVRVVLEFFVDYFRQQAF, encoded by the coding sequence ATGAAAACCTCCGACCGCTACAGTGAAATTCAGGCCTTTGTGTTCGCCATTCAGCGTCAGGGCATAGGCCAGGCAGCCGCCGCACTGAATGTTGCCGCCTCGGTGATCAGCCGACGTCTGAGCGCGCTGGAAAAGCGCCTTGGCACCCGGTTGGTCGAACGCAGCACCAGAACGCTGCGACTGACCGAAGCAGGCAGCTTCTATTACCAGCGCATGCAGGATTGGTTGGCCGATGTCGACGATGCCGACGCCCGTCTGGCGGACTGGCAACAGCGAGTGACCGGTAATTTGCGAATGGCGTTACCGAATGTGCTGGGTCGCTTGCACATTGCGCCACTGCTGCCGACGCTGCTGGAACGCTACCCGGAGTTGCGTCTGGAGCTGATCTTTTCTGATCGGGTGGAAGACTTGCTGGCCGGCGGTTTTGATCTGGCGATACGCACGGGTCAACTGCACGACTCGCGCCTGGTCGCCCGCAAACTTGCCGACAGTCATCGGCTGTTGGTCGCGTCACCCGATTACCTGCAGAAGCACGGCACGCCGACTCACCCTGCTGAACTCGGTGACCATGTTTGCCTGCCGTTTGCCGTGCGCGATCAGCTGCCGCAATGGCAATTCCAACGCGGTAACGAACAGCTACAGGTAACGATTGACGGTCGCCTGCAAGCAAACCAAGGCGAAGCGCTGCTGAGCGCGGCACTGGCCGGTTTTGGTATTACCCAGTTGGCACGCTACCTGATTAATCCGGCATTGGAGCGAGGCGAATTGGTGGCGCTGTTGCCGGATTGGCGGGTGCCGGCCACCGGCATCTACGCGGTATGGCCGAGCGCCCGGTTCACGCCATTGAAAGTGCGGGTCGTGCTGGAATTTTTTGTCGATTACTTTCGTCAACAAGCGTTTTGA
- a CDS encoding DUF4426 domain-containing protein, with the protein MWRTGIAMAAVAFSVAAVAEQSKTFGDYVVHYNAFNSSSLSPEIAKRYGLIRGANQGVVNIVVLNKGDGGDKAAVAKVEGSVRNLLSQRANLNFKEVRDGEAIYYLAGYRFDDQDTLVFDLQLTPEGANPLQLEFNQLMHVH; encoded by the coding sequence ATGTGGCGCACAGGTATCGCAATGGCCGCTGTAGCATTCAGCGTTGCGGCGGTCGCGGAGCAAAGCAAGACCTTTGGTGATTACGTCGTTCACTACAATGCGTTCAACAGCAGCTCGCTGTCACCGGAAATTGCCAAGCGTTATGGTTTGATTCGCGGCGCCAATCAAGGCGTGGTCAATATCGTCGTGTTGAACAAGGGCGATGGTGGTGACAAAGCCGCCGTGGCAAAAGTCGAAGGTTCGGTGCGCAATTTGTTGTCGCAGCGTGCCAACCTGAACTTCAAAGAAGTGCGTGATGGCGAGGCGATTTATTATCTGGCCGGCTATCGTTTTGACGATCAGGATACCTTGGTATTCGATCTTCAGCTGACACCGGAAGGCGCCAATCCTTTACAACTGGAATTCAATCAGTTGATGCACGTTCACTAA
- a CDS encoding heavy-metal-associated domain-containing protein encodes MHEFHVPELHCQSCVTTLAAQIRRLDPVAEVNGLVSERRLLVKADLSESELLLVLSSAGYAATPIT; translated from the coding sequence ATGCACGAATTCCATGTTCCTGAACTGCACTGCCAGTCCTGTGTGACAACCCTGGCGGCACAAATCCGAAGACTTGACCCGGTAGCCGAGGTCAATGGCTTGGTATCTGAACGCCGACTGCTGGTGAAAGCCGATTTGTCGGAGTCGGAACTGTTGCTGGTGCTTTCTTCGGCCGGTTATGCCGCGACACCCATTACCTGA
- a CDS encoding Hsp20 family protein, with product MNTIDLTPLYRSYIGFDRLANLIDNAMRGDNTSAGYPPYDIESLDENQYAITLAVAGFDMSELDITVEKGVLTVRGRKSNDKAERRMLYQGIANRAFERKFNLADFVEVIGANLHNGLLTIKLVREIPEAMKPKTIQIETGKVLEHKAGTDKAA from the coding sequence ATGAACACCATCGACCTTACCCCTTTGTACCGCAGTTATATTGGCTTTGATCGCCTGGCCAACTTAATTGATAACGCGATGCGCGGTGACAACACCAGCGCCGGTTATCCGCCGTACGACATCGAGTCACTCGATGAGAATCAATACGCGATCACGCTTGCCGTTGCCGGCTTTGATATGAGCGAACTGGACATCACCGTCGAGAAGGGCGTGTTGACCGTTCGCGGCCGTAAGAGCAACGACAAAGCCGAACGCCGGATGCTTTATCAAGGCATCGCCAATCGTGCGTTCGAACGCAAATTCAACCTGGCCGATTTCGTCGAAGTGATCGGCGCCAACTTGCACAACGGTTTGCTGACCATCAAGCTGGTCCGTGAAATTCCGGAAGCAATGAAGCCGAAAACGATTCAGATCGAAACCGGCAAAGTGCTGGAACACAAAGCAGGTACTGACAAAGCCGCTTAA
- the cueR gene encoding Cu(I)-responsive transcriptional regulator produces the protein MNIGQAAKASSISAKMIRYYESKGLIKKAARSYTNYRFYSESDLETLRFIGRARAMGFSLEKIGELLKLWRNQQRPSAKVKSIAESHIAELDTQIAELQAMREILQRIADACPGSHDAHCPILDSLAVNK, from the coding sequence ATGAACATCGGTCAAGCCGCGAAAGCCAGCAGCATATCAGCGAAAATGATTCGCTATTACGAAAGCAAAGGCTTAATCAAAAAGGCCGCGCGCTCTTACACTAATTACCGGTTCTATTCAGAAAGCGATCTGGAAACTCTGCGCTTTATCGGTCGTGCTCGAGCGATGGGATTCTCGCTGGAAAAAATCGGTGAGTTATTGAAACTGTGGCGCAATCAGCAACGGCCCAGCGCCAAAGTGAAAAGCATTGCTGAATCGCATATTGCTGAGCTTGATACGCAAATTGCCGAACTGCAGGCAATGCGTGAAATATTACAGCGCATCGCCGATGCTTGCCCCGGCAGTCACGACGCCCATTGCCCAATTCTGGATAGTCTAGCCGTTAACAAATGA
- a CDS encoding DUF2589 domain-containing protein gives MDNSLIGSVINALPLDRMIAGPLRAMISAQVQASRAYAEFLMSVCIKDGKAVNVQFEYDETIVDSEGNFKGTIRKTMRIPLLAALTHPNICIEEGSIDFELEVSQSEESHEETAGEASLEASLGWGPFTVKVHGKVSHKSEQTRKTDTRAKYSIHTGIKRQGPPEALMRVIDFLTDAATKPTMIDSSIKKDLSKDTVAEIAGPPANP, from the coding sequence ATGGATAACAGTCTGATTGGTTCGGTCATCAATGCCTTGCCGCTGGACCGGATGATTGCCGGGCCGTTGCGCGCGATGATCAGTGCACAGGTGCAGGCAAGCCGTGCCTACGCGGAATTCTTGATGTCGGTGTGCATCAAGGATGGCAAAGCCGTCAATGTGCAGTTTGAATACGATGAAACCATTGTCGACAGCGAAGGCAATTTTAAAGGCACCATTCGCAAAACCATGCGCATTCCGCTGCTCGCGGCGTTAACACACCCGAATATTTGCATCGAAGAAGGCTCGATTGATTTTGAATTGGAAGTCAGTCAATCGGAAGAGTCGCACGAAGAAACTGCGGGTGAAGCCTCATTGGAAGCCTCACTAGGCTGGGGGCCGTTCACGGTAAAAGTGCATGGCAAAGTTTCGCATAAATCCGAACAAACCCGGAAAACCGATACCCGCGCCAAGTATTCCATTCACACCGGTATCAAGCGTCAGGGTCCACCCGAAGCGCTGATGCGTGTCATTGATTTTCTGACTGACGCCGCGACCAAGCCAACGATGATCGACAGCTCCATCAAGAAAGATCTGTCGAAAGATACCGTGGCCGAGATCGCTGGTCCGCCAGCTAATCCATAA